A single Callithrix jacchus isolate 240 chromosome 4, calJac240_pri, whole genome shotgun sequence DNA region contains:
- the TREML1 gene encoding trem-like transcript 1 protein isoform X1, producing the protein MGPNLLLLLLLGLEGQGVVGSLPEVLQAPVGSSILVQCHYKLQDVKAQKVWCRFSPEGCQPLVSSAVDRRAPASRRTFLTDLGGGLLQVEMVTLQEEDAGEYGCMVEGAKGPQILHRVSLNILPPEEEEETHKLGSLSENAFSDPAGSANPLEPRQDEKSIPLIWGAVLLLGLLVAAVVLFAVMAKRKKGNRLGVCGRFLSSRVSGMNPSSVVHHVSDSGLAAELPLDVPYVRLDSPPSFDDTTYASLPLDPPSGKPSPLAPSSLPPLPPKVLVCSEPVTYATVIFPGGDKGGGASCGPAQNPPNNQTPSS; encoded by the exons ATGGGCCCCAACCTGCTCTTGCTGCTGCTCTTGGGACTAGAAG GTCAGGGCGTAGTTGGAAGTCTCCCAGAGGTGCTGCAGGCACCTGTGGGAAGCTCCATTCTTGTGCAGTGCCACTATAAGCTCCAGGATGTCAAGGCTCAGAAGGTGTGGTGTCGCTTCTCGCCGGAGGGGTGCCAGCCCCTGGTGTCCTCAGCTGTGGATCGCAGAGCTCCAGCGAGCAGGCGTACATTTCTCACGGACCTGGGTGGAGGCCTGCTGCAGGTGGAAATGGTTACCCTGCAGGAGGAGGATGCTGGCGAGTATGGCTGCATGGTGGAGGGGGCCAAGGGGCCCCAGATTTTGCACAGAGTCTCATTGAACATACTGCCCCCAG aggaggaagaagagactcATAAGCTTGGCAGCCTGTCTGAGAACGCATTCTCAGACCCTGCAGGCAGTGCCAACCCTTTGGAACCCCGCCAGGATGAGAAGAG CATTCCTTTGATCTGGGGTGCTGTGCTCCTGTTAGGCCTGCTGGTGGCGGCAGTGGTGCTGTTTGCTGTGATggccaaaaggaaaaaag GGAACAGGCTGGGTGTCTGTGGCCGATTCCTGAGCAGCAGAGTTTCAGGCATG AATCCCTCCTCAGTGGTCCACCATGTCAGTGACTCTGGACTGGCTGCTGAATTGCCTTTGGATGTACCATATGTTAGGCTTGACTCGCCACCTTCATTTGATGATACCACCTATGCCAGCCTACCTCTTGATCCCCCATCAGGCAAACCTTCACCCCTAGCCCCATCCTCATTGCCCCCACTACCTCCTAAGGTCCTGGTCTGCTCCGAGCCTGTGACATATGCCACAGTAATCTTCCCAGGAGGGGACAAAGGTGGAGGGGCCTCCTGTGGGCCAGCCCAGAATCCACCTAACAATCAGACTCCATCCAGCTAA
- the TREML1 gene encoding trem-like transcript 1 protein isoform X2 gives MGPNLLLLLLLGLEGQGVVGSLPEVLQAPVGSSILVQCHYKLQDVKAQKVWCRFSPEGCQPLVSSAVDRRAPASRRTFLTDLGGGLLQVEMVTLQEEDAGEYGCMVEGAKGPQILHRVSLNILPPEEEEETHKLGSLSENAFSDPAGSANPLEPRQDEKSIPLIWGAVLLLGLLVAAVVLFAVMAKRKKESLLSGPPCQ, from the exons ATGGGCCCCAACCTGCTCTTGCTGCTGCTCTTGGGACTAGAAG GTCAGGGCGTAGTTGGAAGTCTCCCAGAGGTGCTGCAGGCACCTGTGGGAAGCTCCATTCTTGTGCAGTGCCACTATAAGCTCCAGGATGTCAAGGCTCAGAAGGTGTGGTGTCGCTTCTCGCCGGAGGGGTGCCAGCCCCTGGTGTCCTCAGCTGTGGATCGCAGAGCTCCAGCGAGCAGGCGTACATTTCTCACGGACCTGGGTGGAGGCCTGCTGCAGGTGGAAATGGTTACCCTGCAGGAGGAGGATGCTGGCGAGTATGGCTGCATGGTGGAGGGGGCCAAGGGGCCCCAGATTTTGCACAGAGTCTCATTGAACATACTGCCCCCAG aggaggaagaagagactcATAAGCTTGGCAGCCTGTCTGAGAACGCATTCTCAGACCCTGCAGGCAGTGCCAACCCTTTGGAACCCCGCCAGGATGAGAAGAG CATTCCTTTGATCTGGGGTGCTGTGCTCCTGTTAGGCCTGCTGGTGGCGGCAGTGGTGCTGTTTGCTGTGATggccaaaaggaaaaaag AATCCCTCCTCAGTGGTCCACCATGTCAGTGA
- the TREM2 gene encoding triggering receptor expressed on myeloid cells 2 → MEPLRLLILLFVTELSGAHNTTVFQGVAGQSLQVSCPYDSMKQWGRRKAWCRQLGEKGPCYRVVSTHNLWLLSFLRRQNGSTVITDDTLGGTLTITLQNLQPHDAGLYQCQILHGSEADTLRRVLVEVLEDPLDHQDAGDLWVSGESESFEDVHVEHSISRSLLEEEIPLPPTSILLLLACIFLIKILAASALWVAAWHGQKLRTHPLSELDCGHDPGHQLQTLPGLRDT, encoded by the exons ATGGAGCCTCTCCGGCTGCTCATCTTACTCTTTGTCACAG AGCTGTCCGGAGCCCACAACACCACAGTGTTCCAGGGTGTGGCCGGCCAGTCCCTGCAGGTGTCCTGCCCCTATGACTCCATGAAGCAATGGGGGAGGCGCAAGGCCTGGTGCCGCCAGCTGGGCGAGAAGGGCCCGTGCTATCGTGTGGTCAGCACGCACAACTTGTGGCTGCTGTCCTTCCTGAGGAGGCAGAATGGGAGCACAGTCATCACAGATGATACCCTGGGTGGCACTCTCACCATTACGCTGCAGAATCTACAACCCCACGACGCAGGCCTCTACCAGTGCCAGATCCTCCATGGCAGTGAGGCTGACACCCTCAGGAGGGTGCTGGTGGAGGTGCTGGAAG ACCCCCTGGACCACCAGGATGCTGGAGATCTCTGGGTCTCCGGGGAGTCTGAGAGCTTCGAGGATGTCCATGTGGAGCACAGCATCTCCAG GAGCCTCTTGGAAGAAGAAATCCCCTTGCCACCCACTTCCATTCTTCTCCTCCTGGCCTGCATCTTTCTCATCAAGATTCTAGCAGCCAGCGCCCTCTGGGTTGCAGCCTGGCATGGGCAGAAGCTAAGGACACATCCACTCAGTGAACTGGACTGTGGCCATGACCCGGGGCACCAGCTCCAAACTCTGCCAG GGCTGAGAGACACGTGA